One Castanea sativa cultivar Marrone di Chiusa Pesio chromosome 4, ASM4071231v1 DNA window includes the following coding sequences:
- the LOC142631819 gene encoding beta-glucosidase 24-like, with protein sequence MVTSSISFRLLEGLVGISTVVLLAFLSAHVHARPDLRDANELFIRKADFPNDFVFGVATAAAQIEGSAKEGGRGPSIWDEFAKDFPGKIDGGRNLDTAIDSYKRYKEDVKFLKDLGVHSYRFSISWTRILPNGSLSGGINQEGIDHYNNLINELLLNGITPFVTIFHFDSPQALQEKYGGFLSRSIIEDFKAYSEICFKEFGDRVKHWITVNEPYIISYFGYDLGLAAPGRCSLPGPPGPCPAGNSSTEPYIVAHNLLLAHTAAARLYKNKFQQTQGGQIGISLVGQYFEPYSKSSEDKAAAKRALDFNLGWFLKPLVFGCYPRIMRRLVKDRLPTFTKKEKKMIKGSFDFIGINYYTSRYAKNLKPDLHATPEYSIDYLTNTTAYKDGVPIGPRATESSFIYLYPIGLQKLLEFVNHNYRKPTIYITENGIPEKRDDSLELTEALKDPHRINNTIEHLHKIHAAMQNGVNVKGYFHWTLFDDFEWGEGYSVRYGLYYIDFKDNLKRIPKHSALWLKDFLK encoded by the exons ATGGTGACTTCATCAATATCATTTAGGCTATTAGAGGGCCTTGTTGGAATCTCTACAGTCGTTTTGCTTGCCTTCTTATCTGCACATGTTCATG CCCGGCCTGATTTAAGGGATGCTAATGAACTGTTTATTAGGAAAGCTGACTTCCCAAATGATTTTGTGTTTGGAGTTGCCACTGCTGCTGCGCAG ATTGAAGGATCAGCCAAAGAAGGAGGAAGGGGACCAAGCATATGGGATGAGTTTGCTAAAGATTTCCCAG GAAAAATTGATGGTGGCAGAAATTTGGATACAGCAATTGATTCATATAAGCGATACAAG GAAGATGTGAAGTTTTTGAAGGACCTTGGAGTGCATTCTTACAGATTTTCCATCTCCTGGACCAGAATTTTGCCTA aTGGGTCTTTGAGTGGTGGAATAAACCAAGAGGGTATTGATCACTACAACAACCTGATCAATGAATTGCTACTAAATG GCATTACACCTTTTGTGACTATATTTCACTTTGATTCGCCACAAGCCCTGCAAGAGAAGTATGGAGGCTTCTTAAGCCGCTCAATCAT TGAGGACTTCAAGGCCTATAGTGAAATTTGCTTCAAAGAATTTGGAGATAGGGTCAAACATTGGATTACAGTCAATGAACCATATATTATCTCTTATTTTGGGTATGATCTTGGGCTTGCTGCACCAGGCAGGTGCTCTCTACCAGGGCCACCTGGTCCATGTCCAGCTGGTAATTCATCTACAGAACCTTACATTGTAGCCCATAACCTTCTCCTTGCCCATACTGCAGCTGCTAGGCTCTACAAAAACAAGTTCCAG CAAACACAAGGAGGACAAATTGGAATTAGTCTTGTGGGACAATATTTTGAGCCTTATTCAAAATCATCAGAGGATAAAGCTGCTGCAAAAAGAGCTCTTGACTTCAATTTAGGATG GTTCTTGAAACCATTAGTGTTTGGTTGTTACCCAAGAATCATGAGACGTTTGGTGAAGGACAGGCTACCCACTttcacaaaaaaagagaaaaaaatgatcaaggggTCTTTTGATTTTATTGGCATCAATTATTATACTTCAAGATATGCTAAAAACCTCAAACCAGATCTACATGCAACACCTGAATACAGCATTGACTACTTAACAAATACCACAG CTTATAAAGATGGAGTTCCTATTGGTCCTAGG GCAACTGAAAGCTCTTTTATTTACCTTTATCCAATAGGGCTGCAGAAACTTTTGGAGTTTGTGAATCACAACTACCGAAAACCCACAATATACATTACTGAAAATG GAATTCCTGAAAAAAGGGACGATAGCCTTGAACTTACTGAGGCACTAAAGGATCCACATCGAATCAACAATACTATCGAACATCTTCATAAGATCCATGCTGCGATGCA GAATGGTGTGAATGTTAAAGGATACTTCCATTGGACTTTATTCGATGA